In Bubalus bubalis isolate 160015118507 breed Murrah chromosome 3, NDDB_SH_1, whole genome shotgun sequence, a genomic segment contains:
- the TP53I13 gene encoding tumor protein p53-inducible protein 13 isoform X2: MAPPPPPPQLLLLAALAGLLGPREVVAEPAAAEEAGARCPEGLWPLPPQVSPRVTYTRMRPQQSEDVSFLYHPCAHPWLKLQLALLAHTCVAQPSLAPDSSLTQDRPLVLAAWGLALEMARVEPARAAHWLKRRQRQKQRREKAGFRSDTVPGPPSLVPMLGRGRLCSQQGCVQAPALAFTLRSWQPPGVEVASSGHGQLFLSGARRRGLRAALGLQPTPSAPRFPSVSPGSLEAKQPMLGSQGEGNNAGSVSTGPLLPGGPGSNVSSRLEVQLSKGQNSPGGCACPGQASPAPRAAGPPRAARGPTPRTEEAAWAAMALTFLLVLLTLATLCTRLHRNFRRGESIYWEPTVDSRDTVAAVLKRRLLMPPRRVKRSRRRPLLPPTPDSGPDGDSSE; the protein is encoded by the exons ATGGCGCCTCCTCCGCCGCCGCCCCAGCTGTTGCTCCTGGCCGCCCTGGCGGGACTCCTGGGTCCCCGTGAG GTGGTGGCTGAACCGGCGGCGGCGGAGGAGGCGGGAGCCCGTTGTCCCGAGGGCCTGTGGCCTCTGCCCCCACAG GTGTCACCAAGAGTGACCTACACACGGATGCGGCCACAGCAG TCTGAGGACGTCAGCTTCCTCTACCACCCCTGTGCCCACCCCTGGCTGAAGCTCCAGCTTGCTCTTCTGGCCCACACTTGTGTGGCCCAGCCCTCACTGGCCCCTGACTCCAGCCTCACCCAGGATCGG CCCCTCGTACTGGCAGCATGGGGCTTAGCGCTGGAGATGGCGAGGGTGGAGCCGGCCCGGGCTGCCCACTGGCTGAAGAGGAGGCAGCggcagaagcagaggagagagaaagctggGTTCCGTTCTGACACTGTTCCTGGGCCCCCTTCCTTGGTGCCCATGCTGGGCAGAGGGAGGCTGTGCAGTCAGCAAGGGTGTGTGCAG GCCCCGGCTTTGGCCTTTACTCTGCGGAGCTGGCAGCCACCCGGCGTGGAGGTGGCATCTAGTGGACATGGGCAGCTCTTTCTTAGTGGTGCCAGGAGACGTGGGCTGCGGGCTGCCCTTGGTCTCCAGCCCACACCCTCAGCCCCGAGGTTCCCCTCTGTTTCCCCAGGGAGCTTGGAGGCCAAACAGCCCATGTTGGGATCTCAGGGTGAAGGCAATAATGCCGGGTCTGTGTCCACTGGCCCACTGCTGCCTGGGGGACCAGGAAGCAATGTCAGCTCCAGGCTGGAGGTTCAGCTGTCCAAAGGGCAGAACAGTCCTGGGGGCTGTGCCTGTCCGGGTCAGGCTTCCCCGGCCCCTCGGGCGGCAGGGCCACCGAGGGCCGCCCGCGGCCCTACCCCGCGCACAGAGGAGGCCGCCTGGGCGGCCATGGCCCTGACTTTCCTGTTGGTGCTGCTCACGCTGGCCACGCTCTGCACTCGGCTGCACCGAAACTTCCGACGCGGGGAGAGCATCTACTGGGAGCCCACGGTGGACAGCCGGGACACCGTGGCTG CTGTGCTGAAGCGGAGGCTGCTCATGCCCCCTCGCCGGGTCAAGCGCTCCCGCCGGAGACCCCTCCTCCCGCCCACGCCGGACAGCGGCCCGGACGGGGACAGCTCCGAGTGA
- the TP53I13 gene encoding tumor protein p53-inducible protein 13 isoform X1 encodes MMNLKRVCRRSGRVSFPGPPSSQESHFPPSFTLHDPTQELQLRPAGRGDPLGPVSWGGRWSRLSRCAVVAEPAAAEEAGARCPEGLWPLPPQVSPRVTYTRMRPQQSEDVSFLYHPCAHPWLKLQLALLAHTCVAQPSLAPDSSLTQDRPLVLAAWGLALEMARVEPARAAHWLKRRQRQKQRREKAGFRSDTVPGPPSLVPMLGRGRLCSQQGCVQAPALAFTLRSWQPPGVEVASSGHGQLFLSGARRRGLRAALGLQPTPSAPRFPSVSPGSLEAKQPMLGSQGEGNNAGSVSTGPLLPGGPGSNVSSRLEVQLSKGQNSPGGCACPGQASPAPRAAGPPRAARGPTPRTEEAAWAAMALTFLLVLLTLATLCTRLHRNFRRGESIYWEPTVDSRDTVAAVLKRRLLMPPRRVKRSRRRPLLPPTPDSGPDGDSSE; translated from the exons ATGATGAATCTGAAGCGGGTTTGCCGAAGGAGCGGACGCGTCTCCTTTCCAGGGCCACCTAGTTCACAGGAGTCCCATTTCCCGCCCTCCTTCACGCTCCACGATCCCACCCAAGAGCTGCAGCTGCGCCCTGCAGGCCGCGGAGACCCGCTGGGACCAGTTtcgtggggagggaggtggtccCGCCTGTCTCGCTGCGCA GTGGTGGCTGAACCGGCGGCGGCGGAGGAGGCGGGAGCCCGTTGTCCCGAGGGCCTGTGGCCTCTGCCCCCACAG GTGTCACCAAGAGTGACCTACACACGGATGCGGCCACAGCAG TCTGAGGACGTCAGCTTCCTCTACCACCCCTGTGCCCACCCCTGGCTGAAGCTCCAGCTTGCTCTTCTGGCCCACACTTGTGTGGCCCAGCCCTCACTGGCCCCTGACTCCAGCCTCACCCAGGATCGG CCCCTCGTACTGGCAGCATGGGGCTTAGCGCTGGAGATGGCGAGGGTGGAGCCGGCCCGGGCTGCCCACTGGCTGAAGAGGAGGCAGCggcagaagcagaggagagagaaagctggGTTCCGTTCTGACACTGTTCCTGGGCCCCCTTCCTTGGTGCCCATGCTGGGCAGAGGGAGGCTGTGCAGTCAGCAAGGGTGTGTGCAG GCCCCGGCTTTGGCCTTTACTCTGCGGAGCTGGCAGCCACCCGGCGTGGAGGTGGCATCTAGTGGACATGGGCAGCTCTTTCTTAGTGGTGCCAGGAGACGTGGGCTGCGGGCTGCCCTTGGTCTCCAGCCCACACCCTCAGCCCCGAGGTTCCCCTCTGTTTCCCCAGGGAGCTTGGAGGCCAAACAGCCCATGTTGGGATCTCAGGGTGAAGGCAATAATGCCGGGTCTGTGTCCACTGGCCCACTGCTGCCTGGGGGACCAGGAAGCAATGTCAGCTCCAGGCTGGAGGTTCAGCTGTCCAAAGGGCAGAACAGTCCTGGGGGCTGTGCCTGTCCGGGTCAGGCTTCCCCGGCCCCTCGGGCGGCAGGGCCACCGAGGGCCGCCCGCGGCCCTACCCCGCGCACAGAGGAGGCCGCCTGGGCGGCCATGGCCCTGACTTTCCTGTTGGTGCTGCTCACGCTGGCCACGCTCTGCACTCGGCTGCACCGAAACTTCCGACGCGGGGAGAGCATCTACTGGGAGCCCACGGTGGACAGCCGGGACACCGTGGCTG CTGTGCTGAAGCGGAGGCTGCTCATGCCCCCTCGCCGGGTCAAGCGCTCCCGCCGGAGACCCCTCCTCCCGCCCACGCCGGACAGCGGCCCGGACGGGGACAGCTCCGAGTGA
- the TP53I13 gene encoding tumor protein p53-inducible protein 13 isoform X3, translated as MRPQQSEDVSFLYHPCAHPWLKLQLALLAHTCVAQPSLAPDSSLTQDRPLVLAAWGLALEMARVEPARAAHWLKRRQRQKQRREKAGFRSDTVPGPPSLVPMLGRGRLCSQQGCVQAPALAFTLRSWQPPGVEVASSGHGQLFLSGARRRGLRAALGLQPTPSAPRFPSVSPGSLEAKQPMLGSQGEGNNAGSVSTGPLLPGGPGSNVSSRLEVQLSKGQNSPGGCACPGQASPAPRAAGPPRAARGPTPRTEEAAWAAMALTFLLVLLTLATLCTRLHRNFRRGESIYWEPTVDSRDTVAAVLKRRLLMPPRRVKRSRRRPLLPPTPDSGPDGDSSE; from the exons ATGCGGCCACAGCAG TCTGAGGACGTCAGCTTCCTCTACCACCCCTGTGCCCACCCCTGGCTGAAGCTCCAGCTTGCTCTTCTGGCCCACACTTGTGTGGCCCAGCCCTCACTGGCCCCTGACTCCAGCCTCACCCAGGATCGG CCCCTCGTACTGGCAGCATGGGGCTTAGCGCTGGAGATGGCGAGGGTGGAGCCGGCCCGGGCTGCCCACTGGCTGAAGAGGAGGCAGCggcagaagcagaggagagagaaagctggGTTCCGTTCTGACACTGTTCCTGGGCCCCCTTCCTTGGTGCCCATGCTGGGCAGAGGGAGGCTGTGCAGTCAGCAAGGGTGTGTGCAG GCCCCGGCTTTGGCCTTTACTCTGCGGAGCTGGCAGCCACCCGGCGTGGAGGTGGCATCTAGTGGACATGGGCAGCTCTTTCTTAGTGGTGCCAGGAGACGTGGGCTGCGGGCTGCCCTTGGTCTCCAGCCCACACCCTCAGCCCCGAGGTTCCCCTCTGTTTCCCCAGGGAGCTTGGAGGCCAAACAGCCCATGTTGGGATCTCAGGGTGAAGGCAATAATGCCGGGTCTGTGTCCACTGGCCCACTGCTGCCTGGGGGACCAGGAAGCAATGTCAGCTCCAGGCTGGAGGTTCAGCTGTCCAAAGGGCAGAACAGTCCTGGGGGCTGTGCCTGTCCGGGTCAGGCTTCCCCGGCCCCTCGGGCGGCAGGGCCACCGAGGGCCGCCCGCGGCCCTACCCCGCGCACAGAGGAGGCCGCCTGGGCGGCCATGGCCCTGACTTTCCTGTTGGTGCTGCTCACGCTGGCCACGCTCTGCACTCGGCTGCACCGAAACTTCCGACGCGGGGAGAGCATCTACTGGGAGCCCACGGTGGACAGCCGGGACACCGTGGCTG CTGTGCTGAAGCGGAGGCTGCTCATGCCCCCTCGCCGGGTCAAGCGCTCCCGCCGGAGACCCCTCCTCCCGCCCACGCCGGACAGCGGCCCGGACGGGGACAGCTCCGAGTGA
- the ABHD15 gene encoding protein ABHD15, translating to MPPWGAALALLLAALALLCLLVLRLRRPGRRAVGARTLPGARREDHGEEVDGGGPAGQFSDGREPLPGGCSLICKPSALAQCLLRALRRSAALEPGPRPWLSGPHLQTLCHFVLPVGPGSELAREYLQLADDGLVALDWVVGPGARGRRATNAGGLPAVLLVIPNAWGRLTRNVLGLCLLALERGYYPVIFHRRGHHGCPLVSPRLQPFGDPSDLKEAITYIRFRHPAAPLFAVSEGSGSALLLSYLGECGSSSYVTGAACISPVLRCREWFETGLPWPYERGFLLHQKIALSRYATALEDTVDTGKLFRSRSLREFEETLFCHTKSFPISWDTYWDHNDPLRDVDEAAVPVLCICSADDPVCGPPNHFLPTELFHSNPYFFLLLSRHGGHCGFLRQEPLPAWSHEVTLEYFRALTDFFRTEERMKGLSRRRASFLAGRRRWGTLPKREVSPSSSLEEIFSWKRSYTR from the exons ATGCCACCGTGGGGCGCCGCCCTTGCCCTACTTCTGGCTGCGCTCGCCCTGCTCTGCCTGCTAGTCCTGAGGCTGCGGCGGCCCGGCAGGCGCGCCGTCGGAGCGAGGACCCTACCGGGGGCGCGGAGAGAAGATCACGGGGAGGAGGTGGACGGCGGAGGCCCCGCGGGTCAGTTCAGCGACGGGCGGGAGCCGCTGCCCGGAGGCTGCAGCCTCATCTGTAAGCCGTCGGCGCTGGCCCAGTGCCTTCTGCGCGCTCTGCGACGCTCGGCCGCGCTGGAGCCGGGCCCGCGCCCCTGGCTGTCTGGGCCCCACCTGCAGACCCTCTGCCACTTCGTGCTGCCGGTGGGGCCGGGGTCCGAGCTGGCCCGGGAGTACCTGCAGTTGGCAGATGACGGGCTGGTGGCCCTGGACTGGGTTGTGGGACCTGGCGCCCGGGGCCGCCGGGCCACCAACGCCGGGGGCCTCCCGGCGGTACTGCTGGTGATCCCCAATGCCTGGGGGCGCCTCACCCGCAACGTGCTCGGCCTCTGCCTGCTGGCCCTGGAGCGCGGCTACTACCCGGTGATCTTCCACCGGCGCGGCCACCACGGCTGCCCACTGGTCAGCCCCCGGCTGCAGCCCTTTGGGGACCCATCCGACCTCAAAGAGGCCATCACTTACATCCGCTTCCGACACCCCGCGGCCCCGCTGTTCGCGGTGAGCGAGGGCTCGGGCTCGGCGCTGCTGCTGTCCTACCTGGGCGAGTGTGGCTCCTCCAGCTACGTGACCGGAGCCGCCTGCATCTCACCCGTGCTACGCTGCCGCGAGTGGTTTGAGACCGGCCTGCCCTGGCCCTATGAGCGGGGCTTTCTGCTTCACCAGAAGATCGCCCTCAGCAG GTACGCCACGGCCCTGGAGGACACGGTGGATACCGGCAAACTGTTCAGGAGCCGCTCCCTGCGGGAGTTTGAGGAGACCCTCTTCTGCCACACCAAGAGCTTCCCCATCAGCTGGGACACCTACTGGGACCACAACGACCCCCTCCGGGATGTGGATGAGGCGGCGGTGCCTGTGCTGTGCATCTGCAGTGCCGACGACCCCGTATGCGGGCCCCCAAACCACTTTCTGCCAACTGAACTCTTTCACAGCAACCCCTACTTCTTCCTTCTGCTCAGCCGCCACGGGGGCCACTGCGGCTTCCTGCGCCAGGAGCCCTTGCCAGCCTGGAGCCATGAGGTCACCTTGGAGTACTTCCGGGCCTTGACTGACTTCTTCCGGACGGAAGAGAGGATGAAAGGGCTGAGCAGGCGCCGAGCTTCCTTCCTTGCGGGCCGGCGTCGTTGGGGAACCCTGCCGAAGCGGGAGGTCTCCCCCTCTTCCAGTCTGGAGGAGATCTTTAGCTGGAAGAGATCCTATACGCGGTGA